The following coding sequences lie in one Phragmites australis chromosome 8, lpPhrAust1.1, whole genome shotgun sequence genomic window:
- the LOC133926001 gene encoding putative F-box/FBD/LRR-repeat protein At5g56810, protein MALESDGDGGRGKRQRVDEQEAQRKELAAAVAGQEAAVPVVRISALPNDLRHRILTYLPLKDAIRTAVLAKGWRDLWKSRWAHPTSCRDIHLLPDDNPRKMLGPLVSGPRRRLDRFSLIVENEKLRPQHLKLFLAYAAECLVEDLHVDLRHCKSTVKFNFHFPLSSPRLLHLSLRHINICSLYYKGAQPFYALEVIHLQSVTIAVAFRKFMALCPRLHTLDLRRCDLDGFLYGAKPFTPPAGVNLRSITVAECRGEARLVDVAVPSLRSFRYNGNCGVSSFFLPKDAALADLYICSGDPIPMFFHWTVFANYIDRRLPDDLSRLTVLTICSNTLKAASSLLNDGATAQLTCMRNLQSLRELQLLMFGMDTNKLADIYLFLKASYCPNLERFFVQLPAISDVPVEGLLEEVEVEQPEDGLGNLRTVKVTNFNWRRIELQLVSFLLRKASSLRKLLLVSPNTTPMNVAGVPEADLLLLKESLANGHIVLSESDNAATQPFHSEVFVKH, encoded by the exons ATGGCGCTTGAATCGGACGGCGACGGAGGAAGAGGGAAGAGGCAGCGGGTGGACGAGCAAGAGGCGCAACGCAAAgagctggcggcggcggtggcggggcaGGAGGCGGCGGTCCCGGTGGTCCGCATCTCGGCGCTGCCGAACGACTTGCGGCACCGCATCCTGACCTACCTGCCGCTCAAGGATGCCATCCGCACGGCAGTGCTCGCCAAAGGGTGGCGCGACCTCTGGAAGAGCCGCTGGGCGCATCCAACCTCATGCCGCGACATacacctcctccccgacgacaACCCGAGGAAGATGCTCGGGCCGCTGGTGAgcggcccgcgccgccgcctcgacCGCTTCTCCCTCATCGTCGAGAACGAGAAGCTCAGGCCCCAGCACCTAAAGCTCTTCCTCGCCTACGCCGCCGAGTGCCTCGTCGAGGACCTCCACGTCGACCTGCGTCATTGCAAGTCCACGGTGAAGTTCAACTTCCACTTCCCGCTATCGAGCCCCCGCCTCTTGCACCTCTCGCTTCGCCATATCAACATCTGCTCCTTGTACTACAAGGGCGCACAGCCCTTCTATGCTCTCGAGGTCATCCATCTCCAATCCGTCACCATTGCCGTGGCCTTCAGAAAATTTATGGCATTGTGCCCCCGCCTCCACACTCTCGATCTGCGCCGCTGCGACCTCGACGGCTTCTTATACGGCGCCAAACCCTTCACCCCGCCGGCAGGGGTGAATCTGAGGAGTATCACTGTCGCGGAGTGCAGAGGGGAGGCCAGGTTGGTTGATGTGGCGGTGCCTAGTCTCCGTTCTTTCCGCTACAACGGCAACTGTGGGGTATCGTCCTTCTTCCTTCCGAAAGACGCCGCGCTTGCCGACCTTTACATCTGCTCTGGTGACCCAATCCCAATGTTCTTTCACTGGACGGTGTTTGCTAACTATATCGATAGAAGGCTCCCGGATGATCTCTCGCGTCTCACTGTACTTACCATATGCAGCAATACCCTCAAG GCTGCGTCTTCCTTGTTGAATGATGGAGCAACTGCACAATTGACTTGTATGAGGAACTTACAGAGTTTAAGAGAGCTACAGCTGCTCATGTTTGGAATGGATACTAACAAGCTTGCCGACATCTATCTGTTCCTCAAGGCCTCCTACTGTCCTAATCTTGAGAGGTTCTTTGTGCAG CTCCCAGCTATCAGTGATGTGCCCGTGGAGGGTTTACTTgaagaggtggaggtggaacaACCAGAGGATGGCTTGGGCAATCTTAGAACGGTAAAGGTTACAAACTTCAATTGGCGCCGCATTGAGTTGCAGCTAGTGAGTTTTTTGTTGAGGAAGGCTAGCTCCCTGCGTAAACTGCTACTAGTTTCTCCCAATACCACTCCGATGAATGTGGCTGGTGTGCCAGAAGCAGACCTTTTGCTTCTCAAAGAATCTCTGGCCAATGGCCACATAGTTCTCAGCGAGTCTGACAATGCTGCAACTCAGCCATTTCATTCAGAGGTCTTCGTCAAGCATTAG